A DNA window from Flavisolibacter ginsenosidimutans contains the following coding sequences:
- a CDS encoding FAD-binding and (Fe-S)-binding domain-containing protein, producing the protein MSIQHTKDKVKGNKESEKKPEVNIQTDSKSKVNGQVLDPRFQTKYSIGVDAKALQKELKKAVSGEVRFDDGSRALYSTDASNYRQIPIGVVLPKTEDDIINTINICRKYGAPILSRGGGTSLAGQCCNVAVMMDMSKYYNNVLHIDKEKKLVTVQPGIVLDEMRHTTERKAGLTFGPDPATHDHCTIGGMLGNNSCGVHSVMAQFEGYGARTSDNTESITVVTYDGLKIKAGPTSDDEYNQIQKEGGRKAEIYRKMRELRDKYTDLIKQKFPNIPRRVSGYNLPALLPENGFNVAHALVGSESTLVTITEATMKLITTPKERSLLVLGYPSLPDAGYAVPGIMQHKPIGLEGLDDLLIEFMRRKGLNINDIPLLPKGNAWLMVEFGGDSKEDADNKAKALMDELKKKNAPPSMSLFDDPAQEKKLWEVRESGLGATAWVPGEPNGGPGWEDSAVDPKNVGDYLKDLRALFDKYGYKPSIYGHFGQGCIHCRVGFDFLTKGGIEKYKQFTIEASHLVVKYGGSLSGEHGDGQARGDLLEIMYGKELVEAFKEFKRIWDPEWKMNPGKIVDTYGQTNDLRLGTDYNPPKLKTHFGFPDDAFSWERITLKCVGVGECRRHEGGTMCPSYMVTREEMHSTRGRSRLLYEMLHGDVLKGGWKDEHVKEALDLCLACKGCKGDCPVNVDMATYKSEFLSHYYERKLRPRTAYVFGWIYWWSRMASFMPGVFNFLMHAPFISNITKALAGIAPQRKMPKYAEQTFKSWFSNRQSAIGNQPQPTTHKQTVILWADTFNNYFLPQTLVAGVEVLEAAGFKVIVPKKSMCCGRPLYDFGMLNTAKRMLVDIMQTLHDEIKEGVPIVGLEPSCVAVFRDELHNLFPHDEQASRLSKQVFTLGEFLEKKAPDFKIPALKQKAIVHGHCHHSSIMKMDCEKKVLDKTGLDYEVLPTTCCGMAGYFGYEKGQHYDVSIKAGELLLLPKVREADEETIVIADGFSCREQIEQETDRKGMHLAQVLQMALHEKEAVKRPEKKYVDDMALKNPHKKRSGLLLLGVVVLSAGYLLWKAKRKE; encoded by the coding sequence ATGTCAATACAACACACGAAAGACAAAGTGAAAGGGAATAAGGAATCCGAAAAGAAACCGGAAGTCAACATTCAAACCGATAGCAAATCCAAAGTTAACGGACAAGTATTGGACCCGCGGTTTCAAACAAAATATTCCATCGGTGTTGACGCAAAAGCTTTGCAGAAAGAATTGAAAAAAGCTGTTAGCGGTGAAGTTCGTTTCGACGACGGCAGCCGTGCGTTGTATTCAACCGATGCATCTAATTATCGCCAAATCCCCATCGGCGTTGTGCTTCCAAAAACCGAAGACGACATCATCAACACCATCAACATTTGTAGAAAATATGGTGCGCCGATTTTAAGCCGTGGCGGCGGAACATCGTTGGCAGGACAATGTTGCAACGTGGCTGTAATGATGGACATGAGCAAATACTACAACAATGTTTTGCACATTGACAAAGAGAAAAAATTGGTGACTGTACAACCCGGAATTGTTCTCGATGAAATGCGCCACACTACCGAACGAAAAGCCGGTTTAACCTTTGGTCCCGATCCCGCTACACACGACCACTGCACCATCGGCGGCATGTTGGGAAACAATTCCTGCGGTGTACATTCCGTGATGGCGCAGTTTGAAGGCTACGGCGCACGGACCTCCGACAACACCGAAAGCATCACCGTTGTTACGTATGATGGCCTTAAGATTAAGGCTGGACCAACCTCGGATGATGAATACAATCAAATCCAAAAAGAAGGCGGACGGAAAGCAGAAATCTATCGCAAGATGCGTGAGCTGCGCGACAAATACACCGACTTGATCAAGCAAAAATTTCCAAACATTCCGCGCCGCGTTTCAGGCTATAATCTTCCCGCACTCTTGCCCGAAAACGGTTTCAACGTGGCACACGCACTGGTGGGTTCTGAAAGCACCCTGGTGACCATAACCGAGGCCACGATGAAACTCATTACCACGCCAAAAGAACGAAGCCTTTTGGTGTTGGGTTATCCGAGTTTGCCCGATGCCGGTTATGCGGTGCCCGGGATCATGCAGCACAAACCTATCGGTCTCGAAGGCCTTGATGATTTGCTCATCGAATTCATGCGGAGAAAGGGTTTGAACATAAACGACATTCCGCTTTTGCCAAAGGGCAACGCCTGGCTGATGGTGGAATTTGGCGGTGATTCAAAAGAAGACGCCGACAACAAAGCAAAAGCTTTGATGGATGAATTGAAGAAGAAAAATGCACCGCCTTCCATGAGTTTGTTCGACGATCCGGCACAGGAAAAAAAGTTATGGGAGGTGCGTGAATCGGGGCTTGGCGCAACCGCCTGGGTGCCCGGCGAACCCAATGGCGGGCCGGGTTGGGAAGACAGCGCCGTTGACCCTAAAAACGTTGGCGATTATCTCAAAGACCTTCGTGCTCTGTTTGACAAATACGGCTATAAACCTTCTATTTATGGCCACTTCGGGCAAGGCTGTATTCACTGTCGTGTGGGCTTTGATTTTCTTACCAAAGGAGGCATTGAAAAGTACAAGCAGTTCACCATCGAAGCATCGCACCTGGTGGTGAAATACGGCGGTTCGCTTTCGGGTGAACACGGCGATGGGCAAGCGAGAGGCGATCTGTTGGAGATTATGTACGGAAAAGAATTGGTGGAAGCGTTTAAAGAATTCAAACGCATCTGGGACCCTGAGTGGAAAATGAATCCCGGAAAAATTGTGGACACTTATGGACAAACCAACGATCTGCGGTTGGGCACTGATTACAATCCGCCTAAACTAAAAACGCATTTTGGCTTTCCAGACGATGCTTTTAGTTGGGAACGCATCACGCTTAAATGCGTTGGCGTGGGCGAATGTAGAAGACACGAAGGCGGCACCATGTGCCCGAGCTACATGGTTACACGTGAAGAAATGCACAGCACCCGCGGCCGTTCGCGTTTGCTTTATGAAATGTTGCACGGCGATGTGCTCAAAGGCGGATGGAAAGATGAACACGTCAAAGAAGCGCTGGACTTGTGTTTGGCCTGCAAAGGTTGCAAAGGCGATTGTCCGGTAAACGTGGACATGGCAACTTACAAATCGGAATTCCTTTCGCACTATTACGAACGAAAGCTGCGGCCAAGAACGGCGTATGTCTTTGGATGGATTTATTGGTGGAGCAGAATGGCTTCGTTCATGCCCGGCGTTTTTAATTTTTTGATGCACGCGCCTTTCATCAGCAACATCACAAAAGCATTAGCAGGCATTGCGCCGCAACGCAAAATGCCGAAGTATGCGGAGCAAACGTTTAAGAGTTGGTTCAGCAACCGGCAATCGGCAATCGGCAATCAGCCACAACCCACAACCCACAAACAAACCGTTATTCTTTGGGCCGATACCTTCAACAATTATTTTTTACCGCAAACGTTGGTGGCCGGTGTTGAAGTGTTGGAAGCGGCAGGCTTTAAAGTCATCGTTCCAAAAAAATCAATGTGCTGCGGACGACCGCTTTACGATTTCGGCATGTTGAACACAGCTAAGCGAATGCTGGTTGACATCATGCAAACCTTGCATGATGAAATAAAAGAGGGCGTGCCGATTGTTGGCCTGGAACCCAGTTGCGTAGCGGTTTTTCGCGATGAGTTGCACAATCTTTTTCCGCACGATGAACAAGCCAGCCGCTTGTCGAAGCAAGTGTTTACGCTGGGCGAATTCCTGGAAAAGAAAGCGCCGGATTTCAAAATTCCTGCACTGAAACAAAAGGCAATTGTGCACGGACATTGTCATCACAGTTCCATTATGAAGATGGATTGCGAAAAGAAAGTGCTGGACAAAACAGGCCTGGATTACGAAGTACTGCCCACAACCTGTTGCGGCATGGCCGGATACTTTGGTTATGAAAAAGGCCAACACTACGACGTTTCCATTAAAGCCGGTGAACTCCTGCTCTTGCCAAAAGTGCGTGAAGCAGATGAAGAAACCATTGTTATTGCAGACGGATTTAGTTGCCGCGAACAAATAGAACAGGAGACGGACAGAAAAGGAATGCACTTGGCGCAGGTGCTGCAAATGGCTTTGCACGAAAAAGAAGCGGTGAAACGACCGGAGAAGAAATACGTTGACGACATGGCATTGAAAAATCCGCACAAGAAGAGAAGCGGTTTGTTGCTGCTTGGTGTGGTGGTTTTGAGTGCGGGTTATTTGTTGTGGAAGGCGAAAAGAAAGGAATAA
- a CDS encoding amylo-alpha-1,6-glucosidase: MIATKELTTNEKYHVGSESFNYDERTHVMNHIDTFCIFDRWGDIHPKGKKAHGIFYKGTRYLNRLELQLNHKRPVLLSSSVKADNEVLSVDLTNPDIVKCGIKENSVHINRRQFIRNGVFYEEIDLQNFSSATCSFDVTLSFGADFSDIFEIRGMNRLVDVPHPKLSTDKNKIIFDYTGLDEVQRTTEIVFREEQQAVIHKATVAFDLRLEPHQSYKIDYAACFKNSEDGKQKLNEKRSLDEVKNGLLQEIEQTESLFAAVQSSNENFNGWLNRSRIDLQSLLAKTPHGYYPYAGVPWYNTAFGRDGIITAMEVLWVAPQIARDALRFLAATQSKKMDSANDAEPGKIIHEMRHGEMANTGEVPFKQYYGTVDATPLFLMLAGMYYQQTADVETIKKIWPNIKAAVNWIDQYGDVDGDGFVEYKNKSKDGLTNQGWKDSYDAIMYANGELCTAPIALCEVQGYVYAAKKGTAVLAHVMNEKEYAEGLERAASELKNVFNKKFWDKELGAYVLALDGDKKPCKVLASNAGHCLFTGIADDKHAASVAKQFTSKEMFTGWGVRTLAQTEVRYNPMSYHDGSVWPHDNALIAFGLAKYGQTEAALQIMKGLFDASLFIDLQRMPELFCGFERRPNEGPVAYPVACSPQAWAVGVVYLLLQACLQLQVDGVKKIVSFNKPQLPDFLKHLVITRLPVGESFCHFEVYRHKQDVSFHVIEKPADWEVIIRQ, encoded by the coding sequence ATGATTGCAACAAAAGAACTCACCACCAACGAAAAATACCACGTCGGTTCCGAATCGTTCAACTACGATGAGCGAACACACGTGATGAACCACATTGATACCTTTTGCATCTTCGACCGCTGGGGCGACATTCACCCCAAAGGCAAAAAGGCGCACGGCATTTTTTACAAAGGCACACGCTATTTAAACCGGCTGGAGTTGCAGCTCAATCACAAGCGTCCGGTGTTACTAAGTTCATCGGTAAAAGCCGACAACGAAGTGCTTTCGGTGGACTTGACCAATCCCGATATTGTCAAGTGCGGCATCAAGGAAAACAGCGTTCACATCAACCGCCGGCAATTCATTCGCAACGGTGTTTTTTACGAAGAAATTGATCTGCAGAATTTCAGCAGCGCCACTTGTTCTTTCGACGTTACACTTTCTTTTGGTGCTGACTTCAGCGACATTTTTGAAATACGCGGCATGAACCGCCTTGTGGACGTTCCGCATCCGAAACTTTCCACTGACAAAAACAAAATCATTTTTGATTATACCGGCCTTGATGAAGTGCAACGCACCACGGAGATCGTTTTCCGCGAGGAGCAGCAAGCCGTTATTCACAAGGCAACCGTTGCTTTTGATCTTCGGTTAGAGCCGCATCAGTCTTACAAAATTGACTACGCCGCTTGTTTTAAAAACAGCGAAGACGGGAAACAAAAGCTCAATGAAAAAAGATCTTTAGACGAAGTAAAAAACGGGCTTCTACAGGAAATTGAACAAACGGAATCTTTGTTTGCCGCTGTGCAAAGCAGCAACGAAAATTTCAACGGATGGCTCAACCGGTCGCGGATAGATTTACAATCGCTGTTGGCAAAAACGCCGCACGGTTATTATCCCTATGCCGGTGTGCCCTGGTACAACACGGCCTTTGGCCGCGACGGCATCATTACGGCCATGGAAGTGCTTTGGGTGGCGCCGCAAATTGCCCGTGATGCGCTACGTTTTTTGGCGGCCACACAATCCAAAAAAATGGACTCGGCCAACGACGCTGAACCGGGGAAAATCATTCACGAAATGCGGCACGGCGAAATGGCCAATACCGGCGAGGTTCCTTTTAAGCAGTATTACGGCACCGTTGACGCCACACCGCTTTTTTTAATGCTGGCAGGAATGTATTACCAGCAGACCGCCGATGTGGAAACGATAAAAAAAATATGGCCGAACATTAAAGCCGCCGTGAACTGGATTGACCAATACGGCGATGTGGACGGCGACGGTTTTGTGGAGTACAAAAACAAATCGAAGGACGGATTGACCAACCAGGGATGGAAAGATTCTTACGACGCCATCATGTACGCCAACGGTGAATTGTGCACCGCACCCATCGCTTTGTGCGAAGTGCAGGGCTATGTGTACGCAGCCAAAAAAGGTACGGCGGTTTTGGCGCATGTGATGAACGAGAAAGAATACGCTGAAGGATTGGAACGTGCAGCAAGTGAATTGAAAAACGTCTTCAACAAAAAGTTCTGGGACAAAGAACTGGGCGCTTACGTGCTGGCACTCGACGGCGATAAAAAGCCCTGTAAAGTTCTTGCCTCCAACGCCGGTCATTGTTTGTTCACCGGCATTGCCGATGACAAACATGCGGCATCAGTGGCAAAGCAATTTACAAGCAAAGAAATGTTTACCGGCTGGGGTGTACGAACGCTGGCACAGACCGAAGTGCGGTACAATCCCATGTCGTACCACGACGGCTCGGTGTGGCCGCACGACAATGCACTGATTGCGTTTGGCCTGGCGAAATACGGGCAAACCGAAGCAGCCCTGCAAATCATGAAAGGTTTGTTTGACGCATCGTTGTTCATAGACCTTCAACGAATGCCCGAACTGTTTTGCGGTTTTGAGCGAAGGCCAAACGAAGGGCCGGTGGCTTATCCCGTTGCCTGTTCGCCGCAGGCCTGGGCCGTGGGTGTGGTCTATCTACTCTTGCAGGCTTGCCTGCAATTGCAGGTTGACGGCGTGAAAAAAATTGTTTCGTTCAACAAGCCACAGCTTCCCGATTTCCTGAAACACCTCGTAATTACCCGCTTGCCCGTTGGCGAAAGCTTTTGTCATTTTGAAGTTTATCGCCACAAGCAAGACGTAAGCTTTCACGTCATTGAAAAACCCGCGGATTGGGAGGTGATCATCCGGCAATAA
- a CDS encoding PLDc N-terminal domain-containing protein, protein MKNDTTHPAFIIGLVSYFLLIMGVVLKGNVIHWSYDVILAAFVFGAVHWVWAIIDVFTNEDLKGTPSRPLWILVVIILAPLGGMLYYAMKRKRISF, encoded by the coding sequence ATGAAAAACGATACGACGCATCCGGCTTTTATCATTGGTCTTGTCAGTTATTTTTTGCTCATCATGGGCGTGGTGCTAAAAGGCAACGTGATACACTGGAGCTACGATGTAATTTTAGCCGCCTTTGTTTTTGGGGCCGTCCATTGGGTTTGGGCCATCATTGATGTCTTTACGAACGAGGATTTAAAAGGAACGCCGAGCCGGCCTCTGTGGATTCTTGTCGTCATTATTTTAGCGCCTCTGGGCGGAATGTTGTACTACGCCATGAAGCGCAAACGCATCAGCTTCTAA
- a CDS encoding PPC domain-containing DNA-binding protein, translating into MKYKLLNGIDNATYALVFDSGDEVMNLLKTFANEHSLKAARFTAIGAFSGVDLGFFDFGIKDYKKIPVNEQVEVLSLIGDVALYGDDSKLHAHVVVGRSDGSTMGGHLLKAVVHPTLELILEESPGYLQRRMDKETGLPLIDISEPEKR; encoded by the coding sequence ATGAAATACAAACTTTTAAACGGAATTGACAACGCCACTTACGCACTGGTTTTTGACAGCGGCGACGAAGTAATGAACTTGTTGAAAACATTCGCCAACGAACATTCGCTCAAAGCGGCACGCTTCACCGCCATCGGTGCGTTTAGCGGTGTGGATCTGGGCTTTTTTGATTTTGGAATCAAGGACTATAAAAAGATTCCGGTGAACGAACAAGTCGAAGTGCTTTCGCTCATTGGCGACGTGGCTTTGTACGGTGATGACTCCAAACTTCATGCGCATGTGGTGGTAGGAAGATCAGACGGATCAACGATGGGCGGCCATTTGCTGAAGGCCGTTGTGCATCCAACGTTGGAATTAATATTGGAAGAATCGCCGGGCTATTTACAACGACGAATGGACAAAGAAACCGGGCTGCCACTAATTGATATTTCTGAACCTGAAAAACGATGA
- a CDS encoding sensory rhodopsin transducer: MEIGKKIWAIAEGYIPAWSNGPGREFVSHEAACILNANDTEAHLQLTIYFSDKEPVGPYKITVPAKRTLHLRFNDLKEPQPIPLGTDYSSVFVSDVPVVIQHTRLDSRQDANALLSTIAFAQ; the protein is encoded by the coding sequence ATGGAAATTGGAAAGAAAATATGGGCCATTGCCGAAGGCTACATTCCCGCGTGGAGCAACGGTCCCGGACGTGAATTTGTGAGCCACGAAGCAGCCTGCATTTTAAACGCAAACGATACGGAAGCACACCTTCAACTCACCATTTATTTTTCCGATAAAGAACCTGTGGGGCCGTACAAGATAACGGTGCCCGCAAAGCGTACGCTGCACCTTCGGTTCAACGATTTAAAAGAGCCTCAACCCATTCCGTTGGGCACGGATTATTCCAGCGTTTTTGTATCGGACGTGCCTGTGGTAATTCAGCACACACGGTTGGATTCAAGACAAGATGCGAATGCTTTGCTCAGCACCATCGCCTTTGCGCAATGA
- a CDS encoding enolase C-terminal domain-like protein — translation MIDDDVNKIIDFVPVKKLDVSAYKIPTDAPEADGTIDWNSTTLVLVEIEAANKTGVGYTYADEATAFLIRNKLKELVLQKNALDIQGINLFLTQQIRNSGTCGIALMAVSAIDNALWDLKAKIFDVPLCKLLGQVKEAMLVYGSGGFTSYNKKQLQQQFAGWPEEGIRYLKMKVGKHPEKDVQRVKEARDVLKDDVQLMIDANGAYSAKQALQKAAEVSQYNVSWFEEPVSSDNLEGLRFIREHAPAQMNIAAGEYGYNLPYFEAMLHAKAVDVLQADATRCGGITGFLKAGFLAEAHQLPYSSHCAPALHLHAAVCLPSFFIAEYFHDHVRIERTLFDGVPAVENGEIKPDSSRPGFGLEFKRRDAEKYKC, via the coding sequence ATGATTGATGATGATGTAAATAAGATTATTGATTTCGTTCCCGTAAAAAAACTCGACGTATCGGCTTATAAAATTCCGACCGATGCACCCGAAGCCGACGGAACCATTGACTGGAACAGCACCACGCTTGTTCTTGTGGAAATAGAAGCGGCCAACAAAACCGGTGTTGGTTACACATATGCAGATGAAGCGACGGCCTTTCTTATTCGCAATAAATTAAAAGAACTCGTTCTTCAAAAAAACGCACTCGACATACAAGGCATTAATCTTTTTCTCACGCAGCAAATTCGCAACAGCGGAACCTGCGGCATTGCACTGATGGCCGTCTCCGCCATTGATAACGCACTCTGGGATCTTAAAGCGAAAATTTTTGATGTACCGCTTTGCAAGTTATTGGGACAAGTAAAAGAAGCCATGCTCGTTTACGGCAGTGGCGGCTTTACATCGTATAACAAAAAACAGTTGCAGCAACAGTTTGCGGGTTGGCCAGAAGAAGGCATCCGCTACCTGAAAATGAAAGTGGGAAAGCATCCCGAAAAAGACGTGCAGCGGGTGAAAGAAGCAAGAGATGTTTTAAAAGATGACGTGCAATTAATGATTGATGCCAACGGTGCTTACAGCGCAAAGCAAGCCTTGCAAAAAGCGGCTGAAGTTTCGCAATACAACGTTAGCTGGTTTGAAGAACCCGTTTCTTCCGATAACCTTGAAGGCCTGCGTTTCATTCGCGAACACGCACCGGCGCAAATGAACATCGCCGCCGGCGAATACGGTTATAATCTGCCGTATTTCGAAGCCATGCTGCACGCAAAAGCCGTTGATGTTTTGCAAGCCGATGCCACGCGTTGCGGCGGCATTACAGGATTTTTAAAAGCCGGTTTTCTGGCTGAAGCGCACCAGCTTCCGTATTCATCGCATTGTGCGCCAGCCCTGCATTTGCACGCAGCCGTTTGTTTGCCGTCTTTTTTCATCGCCGAATATTTCCACGACCACGTTCGCATTGAACGCACGTTGTTCGACGGCGTACCCGCTGTTGAGAACGGAGAAATAAAACCCGATTCATCACGTCCCGGTTTTGGATTGGAATTCAAACGCCGGGACGCAGAAAAATACAAATGCTAA
- a CDS encoding ZIP family metal transporter: MIPEWLKAGLWGLLAGSALIIGALIGYYANIGQRWIAAIMAFGSGVLISALSFDLMDEAYKTGGFDSTAIGFVSGAFVYTMANVLLAKKGARHRKRSGNQQPSEDENSGSGMAIALGSLLDGIPESIVIGVSMIHSGAVSMVAVIAIFLSNVPEGLSSAAGMKKAKRPARYVFLIWFGIAVISGVASLCGFVIFDRFSSDVIAATTAIAAGAILSMLSDTMIPEAFEVAHNYAGLITVIGFLCAFVLSKIA, from the coding sequence ATGATTCCAGAATGGTTGAAAGCAGGTTTGTGGGGATTGCTGGCCGGTTCGGCTTTGATCATCGGTGCGTTGATTGGCTATTATGCCAATATTGGTCAACGGTGGATTGCGGCCATCATGGCTTTCGGTAGCGGCGTTTTAATCTCGGCGCTTTCGTTTGACCTCATGGATGAAGCGTATAAAACAGGCGGCTTCGATTCAACAGCAATTGGTTTTGTAAGCGGCGCATTTGTGTACACAATGGCAAATGTTCTTCTGGCAAAAAAAGGCGCCAGGCACCGCAAGCGCTCGGGCAACCAGCAGCCTTCGGAAGATGAAAACAGCGGCAGCGGCATGGCCATTGCGCTGGGCTCTTTGCTCGACGGCATTCCCGAATCTATCGTCATAGGCGTGAGTATGATTCATTCCGGCGCGGTAAGTATGGTGGCGGTCATTGCTATCTTTCTCTCCAACGTGCCCGAAGGTTTATCAAGTGCTGCGGGCATGAAAAAAGCCAAACGACCGGCCCGCTATGTTTTTCTCATTTGGTTTGGCATTGCCGTTATCAGCGGCGTGGCTTCGCTTTGCGGTTTTGTCATTTTTGATCGCTTCAGCTCCGATGTGATTGCCGCCACAACGGCCATTGCCGCCGGCGCTATTTTGTCCATGCTTTCCGATACGATGATACCCGAAGCTTTTGAAGTGGCGCACAACTACGCCGGGTTGATTACCGTGATTGGTTTTTTGTGCGCTTTTGTTTTATCAAAAATTGCCTGA
- a CDS encoding glycosyltransferase family 4 protein codes for MKIAQVAPLYESVPPKLYGGTERVVSYLTEELVRQGHAVTLFASGDSVTSANLVSCSETALRLNDDCCDPLALHVVQIEKVLERADEFDVVHFHIDYLHFPSTEKLRTPHLTTLHGRLDIPELQLIYNAFHQPVVSISNSQRKPLPQANFVATVHHGLPLNLLRQGQGKGGYLAFLGRISPEKGLDKAIEWAVQAGLKLKIAAKVDKADTVYYESLIKPLLQHPLVEFIGEINERQKQEFLGNALALLFPINWNEPFGLVMIEAMACGTPVIAHSTGSVPEIIENERNGFLVSSTAEAVKIIHTLKTIDRGLIRNVFEEKFTAERMAADYLQLYKKLIALSGAVTKRTETTSLFENKRERIF; via the coding sequence ATGAAAATTGCGCAAGTCGCTCCTTTATATGAATCCGTTCCGCCAAAGCTTTACGGCGGCACTGAAAGAGTGGTATCTTATTTAACGGAAGAATTGGTGAGACAAGGTCACGCGGTAACGTTGTTCGCTTCGGGAGATTCGGTTACGTCCGCAAACCTGGTAAGCTGTTCCGAAACCGCGTTGCGGCTGAACGATGATTGCTGCGATCCGTTGGCGCTCCACGTTGTGCAGATTGAAAAAGTGCTGGAACGGGCGGACGAATTTGACGTCGTTCATTTTCACATAGACTACTTGCATTTTCCTTCGACGGAAAAATTGCGAACGCCGCACCTCACCACCTTGCACGGAAGGCTTGACATTCCAGAACTGCAGCTTATCTATAACGCATTTCATCAACCCGTAGTTTCTATTTCCAACAGCCAGCGCAAACCTTTGCCCCAGGCCAATTTCGTGGCAACAGTGCACCACGGTTTGCCCTTGAATTTACTAAGGCAAGGCCAGGGCAAGGGCGGTTATCTTGCTTTTTTAGGAAGGATTTCTCCCGAGAAAGGTTTGGACAAAGCCATCGAATGGGCCGTGCAAGCCGGACTGAAATTGAAGATTGCGGCCAAAGTGGACAAGGCCGACACAGTGTATTACGAATCGTTGATAAAACCGCTGCTGCAACATCCGCTTGTAGAGTTTATTGGCGAAATCAACGAGCGCCAAAAGCAGGAATTTTTGGGCAACGCACTGGCGCTATTGTTCCCCATTAATTGGAACGAACCCTTCGGCCTTGTGATGATTGAAGCCATGGCTTGCGGCACGCCGGTCATTGCGCACAGCACGGGTTCTGTACCCGAGATCATTGAAAACGAAAGAAACGGTTTCCTTGTTTCTTCAACCGCAGAAGCCGTAAAGATTATTCACACATTAAAGACGATTGACCGCGGCCTGATTCGAAACGTTTTTGAAGAAAAGTTTACAGCGGAGCGAATGGCTGCCGATTATTTGCAGCTTTATAAAAAGCTCATCGCCTTGTCGGGCGCGGTCACTAAACGCACGGAAACAACGTCTCTGTTCGAAAACAAACGGGAAAGAATCTTTTAA
- a CDS encoding FAD-binding oxidoreductase, with amino-acid sequence MEHVIKIKSIENVTHDVKRFQCEKPAGYQFIPGQATEVSINKKDWEEERRPFTFTALNDAPHLEFTIKIYSDHPGVTNELNTLKPGDELIVSDVWGAIEYKGPGYFIAGGAGITPFISILRQLKKENRLKGNKLFFSNKTDSDIILKDELTDMLGDDAVYVITNQPETTHRKGYINEQFLKENVDDFSKHFYLCGPPKMVEAMQNVLPALGASPDTVVFEK; translated from the coding sequence ATGGAACACGTCATTAAGATAAAATCAATTGAGAACGTAACACACGATGTAAAGCGTTTTCAATGCGAAAAGCCCGCGGGCTATCAATTTATTCCTGGACAAGCCACGGAAGTTTCTATTAACAAAAAAGACTGGGAAGAAGAGCGGCGGCCCTTTACGTTTACGGCCTTGAACGATGCGCCGCATCTTGAGTTTACGATTAAGATTTACAGCGATCATCCCGGCGTAACCAACGAACTGAACACGTTAAAACCCGGCGATGAACTCATCGTTAGCGATGTGTGGGGCGCCATCGAATACAAAGGGCCCGGCTATTTTATTGCAGGCGGCGCGGGCATCACACCGTTCATTTCCATTCTTCGCCAACTTAAAAAAGAGAACAGGCTAAAAGGCAACAAACTTTTCTTTTCCAACAAAACCGATAGCGACATTATCCTGAAGGACGAATTAACCGATATGCTGGGCGATGATGCGGTTTACGTGATTACAAACCAACCCGAAACTACTCATCGCAAAGGCTACATCAACGAACAGTTTTTAAAAGAAAACGTTGACGATTTCAGCAAACATTTTTACTTGTGCGGCCCGCCGAAGATGGTGGAAGCGATGCAAAATGTTTTGCCCGCCCTTGGCGCTTCACCCGATACGGTTGTGTTTGAAAAATAA